DNA from Petropleomorpha daqingensis:
GCGAGCAAGGCCAAGGTCTTCGCCCAGTCGTGGGACCAGGCGCTCTCGCCGACTGCGGCCGAGTCGCTCCTGGACAACATCGCGAAGCTGTTCCAGCTGTCCATCACGCCCCAGCAGTTCGCCGACAGCATGAACCAGGTCATCGGCAAGTGACCGCCCTGGCACCACCCGCCGTGTCGTCGGCGCAGACCTCGCGGTCCGCGCCGGCGGCCGGCGGCCACGGCCGCGTGTGGTGGATGGTGCTGCCGGCCCTGATCATGTTCGCCGGGTTCGGGATCATCCCCCTCCTCGGCGTTCTGGGCCTCAGCTTCACCACCTGGGACACCCTCGGCGTCATCAAGCCGAGCGGCTTCGACAGCTGGCACCAGGTGCTCACCGACCCCGGGCTGCCGCACGCGCTCTGGGTGACCTTCGAGATCATGGCGCTGTCGTGGCTGTTCCAGACGCCCGTGAGCATCCTCATCGGCGTCTTCCTCGCCGGTAACCAGCGCTACCGCGAGTTCCTCGCGGTGCTGTACTTCATCCCGCTGCTGCTCTCGGCCGCGGCGATCGCCATCACCTACAAGGCGCTGCTCGACCCCAACTTCGGGCTCGGCGCCGGCCTGGGGCTGGGCATCCTGCAGCAGAACTGGCTGGGCGAGAGCGGACTGGCGCTGGCCACCGTGGTCTTCGTGGTCTCCTGGCAGTTCATCCCGTTCCACTCGCTGATCTACCAGGGCGCCGTCCGGCAGATCCCGGTCTCGATGTACGAGGCGGCGCAGCTGGACGGCGCCGGCCGCGTGCGGCAGTTCTTCAGCATCACGCTGCCGCAGATCAAGTACACGATCATCCTGTCCTCGACCCTGATGGTCGTCGGCTCGCTGACCTTCTTCGACCTCATCTTCGTGCTGACCGAGGGCGGCCCGAGCGACGCCACCCGCTCGCTCGCCCTCGACATGTACAAGACCGGGTTCCAGGCGAACCTCATGGGCCCGGCCTGTGCGATCGCCACCATCCTCGTCGTCATCGGGCTCCTGCTGGCCCTGCTGCTGCGGCGGCTGGGCGGCCGGGGTGACGAGAGCCAGCTGGAAGGGGCCTGACGTGACGTCGGTCATCGCTCCCGAGGTGGGGCAGTCCGCGCAGGCGGAGCAGGGCCAGGGGCAGCCGCGGCGTCGGCGTCAGCCGAGCGGCGAGCGCAAGAACTGGCTCGGCGGTGCGGTCGGCTGGATCTGGCTGCTGATCGTGGTCATCCCTATCTACTGGATCGTCGTCACGAGCTTCAAGACCAGGGCCAGCTACTTCATCACCAACCCGTTCCTGCCCGGCAAGCCCACGCTGGAGAACTACAAGTTCGTCATCGATGCCGACTTCGCGTCGTACTTCGTCAACAGCGTGATCGTGACCCTCGGCGCCACGGTGCCGGCGGTGATCTTCTCGTTCATGGCGGCCTACGCGATCATCCGCGGCACCGGCGGCCGGTTCCTGGGGTTCACCAACTCGATCTTCCTGCTGGGCCTGGCGGTCCCGCTGCAGGCGGTCGTCATCCCGATCTTCCTGATCATCATCAAGCTGCGGCTCTACGACACCCTGCTGGCGATCATCCTGCCGTCGATCGCCTTCGCGATCCCGCTGTCGGTCCTGGTGCTGAGCAACTTCATCCGCGACGTCCCGCGGGAGCTGTTCGAGTCGATGCGCATGGACGGCGCCAGCGAGTGGACGATGCTCTGGCGGCTGGCGCTGCCGCTGACCCGCCCGGCGATCGTGACGGTGAGCATCTACCAGGGGCTGACCATCTGGAACAACTTCCTGCTGCCGCTGATCCTCATCCAGAGCCCGGAGCAGCGGCCGCTGCCCTTGGCGCTGTGGAACTTCCAGGGCCAGTACGGGGTCAACGTCCCCGCGATCGCGGCCTCGGTCGTGCTGACCACCCTGCCCATCATCGTGCTGTACGCCATCGGCCGCCGTCAGCTGCTCAGCGGCCTGACCGCCGGCTTCGGCAAGTGACGAGGAGTCAACCGTGAACCTGGGTCCGCTCGAGATCGGCCTGATCATCCTGGCCGTCCTGCTGCTGTTCGGTTACAAGAAGCTGCCCGACGCCTCGCGCTCGCTCGGCCGCTCGCTGCGGATCTTCAAGGGCGAGATGAAGGGCATGAAGGACGACGGCACTCCCTCGGCGACCCGGCCCGTCGTCGTCCCGGGTGAGGTCGACCTCGAGGCGGTGCGCCTGGACGAGCAGGCCCGCGCCGCCGAGGCACACGCTGCCGAGGCGCGGGCGCGGGCGGATGCCGCCCGCGCCTCGGTGTCCGACCCGATCCGCTGACAGGGACGCCGGGGGAGGGTCGACATGGCCGCCGGCCGGAAGCGTCGGCCGCCGCGTGATGCGGCGGCGACGATGAGCCTGATCGCGCACCTGCGCGAGCTGCGCAACCGGATCGCGCTGGCGCTGCTGTTCATCGCGATCGCCACCGCGATCTGCTTCTGGTGGTACGACCACGGTCTCGGTGCATTCATCCGCGCGCCCTACTGCGCGGTGCCCTCGGACCAGCGGGCGCTGGGCGGGTCCGGGTCGGATTGCGCGCTGCTGATCACCGACGTGTTCGGTGGTGCGCTGATCCGGCTGAAGATCGCGTTCATCGCCGGCATCGTGCTCTCGGCCCCGTTCTGGCTGTTCCAGATCTGGCGGTTCATCACCCCCGGCCTCAAGCAGAACGAGAAGCGCTACGGGCTGACCTTCGTCGCGGCCTCCTCGGCGCTGTTCGCCCTGGGTGCGGTGCTGGCCTACTACTCGCTCAAGGCGGGGCTGACCCTGCTCATCGGCCTGGCCGGCAACAACGTGGCCGTGGCGCTGACCGCGCAGGACTACCTCGGGTTCGTGGTCAGCGTGCTGCTGGCGTTCGGGGTCTCCTTCGAGGTCCCGCTGCTGGCGGTCGCGCTGAACCTCGTGGGCGTCCTGACGTACGCGGTGCTGAAGAAGTCGCGGCGGTGGATCTTCTTCCTGACCATCGTGTTCGCCGCGTTCATCACGCCCACCCAGGACCCGTTCACGATGCTGCTGATGGCGCTGCCGATGTGCCTGCTGTTCGAGGCGGCCATCCAGATCGCCCGGGTGGTGGACAAGCGCCGGGCCCGCCGTGCCGACGTGGAGTCCTTCCACGACGTCGGCGACGACGAGGCCTCCCCGCTGGACGCCACCCCGTCGTCCCTCGACGAGCCCGTCGGTCAGCGATAGGGGAGCGACGATGTTCGACTCGATCGGCTGGGGCGAGATCGTCGTCCTCGCCCTGGCCGCGCTGTTCATCTTCGGCCCTGACCGGCTGCCCGGCCTGGCCAAGGAAGCGGCCACCGCGCTCAAGCACATCCGCTCGGCGATGCGCGACGTCCGCGGGCAGGTCAGCGACGACCTCGGCGACGAGTTCGCCGACCTGCGCGAGCTCGACCTGCGCAAGTACCACCCGAAGACCTTCCTGCGCGACCAGCTGCTCAAGGACGACTGACCCGCTCGCCCGATCGGGCGTTGACCGCCGCTCCCGGCTGCCGCAGGCTGCTGGGAGCGCTCCCGAGCCGTCGTCCCCGTCTGAACGAGGAGAGAGATCCGTGACCCTTCCCGGCACCCCCGACCCCGCCGGCTTCCCCGCCGACTTCCTGTGGGGCGCGGCGACCGCGGCCTACCAGATCGAAGGCGCGGCCGACGAGGACGGGCGCGGTCGCTCGATCTGGGACACCTACAGCCACACCCCGGGCCGGGTGCGGGACGGCGACACCGGCGACGTGGCCGCCGACCACTACCACCGCTGGCGGGACGACGTGGCGCTCATGGCCGAGCTCGGCCTGCGCTCCTACCGGTTCTCCGTCGCCTGGCCGCGCATCCAGCCGGGTGGCAGGGGGCCGGTCAACCAGAAGGGCCTCGACTTCTACCGCGGCCTGGTCGACGAGCTCAACGATCGGGGCATCGAGCCCTGGATCACGCTCTACCACTGGGACCTGCCGCAGGAGCTCGAGGACGCCGGCGGCTGGCCGGTGCGGGACACCGCGGAGCGGTTCGCCGACTACGCCGACGTCGTCGCGGAGGCGCTCGGTGACCGGGTCCGCTACTGGACGACGCTGAACGAGCCGTGGTGCTCGTCCTTCCTCGGCTACGCCAGCGGCGCCCACGCCCCCGGCCGGCACGAGCACGACGCCGCGGTCGCCGCCGTCCACCACCTGCTGCTCGGGCACGGGCTCGGCGTCCAGGCGCTGCGGGCCCGCGGCGCCGAGCAGGTCGGCATCACGCTCAACCTGGCGCCGATGACGCCGGTCGACGACCACCCCGCGGTGGCCGACGCGGTCCGGCGCGCCGACGGCTGGCAGAACCGGATCTTCCTCGACCCGCTGCTGCGCGGCAGCTACCCCGACGACGTCCGCGCCGACCTGGCCGGGGTCACCGACTTCTCCTTCGAGCAGGACGGCGACGCCGCGACGATCGCGGCGCCGCTGGACCTGCTGGGCGTGAACTACTACCAGACCCAGGTGGTCAGCACGTCCCCGATGCCGGGCACCAACCTGGCCGCGCTCGGGCCGACGGAGACGCCGCTGACCGCGATGGGCTGGGGTGTCGACCCCGAGGGGCTCGGCGACCTGCTGCGCCGGCTGCAGCGCGACTACGGCGACCTGCCCCTCTACGTCACCGAGAACGGCTCGGCCTACGAGGACGTGGTGACGGCGGACGGGGCCGTCCACGACGCCGAGCGGACCGCCTTCCTCGCCGCCCACCTGGCCAGCGCGCAGCAGGCGATCGCCGACGGCGTGCCGCTCAAGGGCTACTTCGTCTGGTCGCTGATGGACAACTTCGAGTGGGCGCACGGCTACAGCAAGCGGTTCGGCGTCGTGCACGTCGACTACGCCACCCAGCAGCGCCGGGTGAAGGACAGCGGCCGCTGGTACGCCGACTTCCTCCGTGCGCACCGCGACCGATCGGGATACTGACGCGGTGACCGCCCCGACCGACCGCCCCACGCTCGACCAGGTGGCCGAGCGCGCGGGCGTCGGCCGCGGCACGGTGTCGCGGGTCATCAACGGCTCGCCGCAGGTGTCCGCGCACACCCGGCAGGCGGTCGAGGCCGCGGTGGCCGAGCTCGGCTACGTGCCGAACCTCGCCGCGCGGGCGCTGGTGACCCGGCGGACCGACGCGGTGGCCCTGGTCATCTCCGAGAGCGAGGAGCGGGTCTTCAGCGAGCCGTTCTTCGCCGGGGTGGTGCGCGGGATCAGCGCGGGCGTCTCGGCCGCGGGGCGGCAGCTGGTGCTGGCCCTGGCGGCGGGGGAGGAGCGGCCGCTCGAGCGGTACCTGACCCCGCAGCACATCGACGGCGTGCTGCTGGTCTCGCTGCACGGCGACGACCCGCTGCCCGAGCTGCTGCGCACCCGCGGCCTGCCGGTGGTGCTCGGCGGTCGGCCGCCCAGCGGGTACGGGGGCGCCTACGTCGACGTCGACAACATCGGCGGCGCGCGGGCCGGGGTGGCGCACCTGATCGACAACGGCCGGAAGCGGATCGCGACCATCAGCGGTCCGCGCGACATGGGCGCCGGCCAGGACCGGCTGGCCGGCTACCGCGCGGCGTTGACCGCCGCGGGCCTGGCCGACGACCCGGCGCTCGTGGTCGAGGGCGACTTCAGCGAGGTCAGCGGGCTGCAGGCGATGCGGTCGCTGCTCGCCTGCCACCCCGACCTCGACGCCGTCTTCGCCGCGAACGACCTGATGGCCATCGGCGCGCTGCGGGCGCTGCGCGACGCCGGGCGCCGCGTGCCGGAGGACGTCGCGGTGGTGGGGTTCGACGACTCGCCGCTGTCCCGGGTGACCGACCCCCCGCTGTCGACGGTGCGCCAGCCGGTCGAGGAGATGGGCCGGGAGATGGCCGAGATGCTCCTGCGGCTCATCTCCGGCGTCGACGGGGACACCCACCAGTCCGCCGTCCTGCCGACCGAGCTGGTCGTGCGGGCGTCCTCGTAGCTAGAGGGCGACGGTCCGGCCGGCGCTGATCCGCGCCGCCGCGACGTCGATCCACGGCCCGCTGTCGTCGAGCCCCTCGGCCTGCGCGGCCGCGCGCAGGGTCGCGGTCGTCACCTCGATCGGCGCGCCCGCGGCGCGGTCGGCCGCGAGCTCGTAGACGAGCAGCGCCTTGAGCCGCTCCTCCAGCGGCAGCCCGTCCAGCGCGGTCCGCCAGTCGCTCGGCGTCGTCATGCGTCGTCCGGTGCCCGCGACGTGGTCGGACTACACCGGTCGCCTGCGTGTCGGCGGACCCGGCGACCCCGAACGTGTGACGACTTGAGAACGAACCTGTGCACCGCGTGTGCGAAACACGATCGGCCCCCTAAGGTTCTGATCCATGTGGCCCACGTCACAACTGTTGCAGGGTGAAACATGTTGACCGTCGACGGTCTGCACGTGACCTACGGCGGGGCCGTGCGGGCGCTGCGGGGGGTGACGCTGGAGATCCCCGACGGGGGTGTGGTCGCCGTGCTGGGCAGCAACGGGGCGGGCAAGACCACCCTGCTGCGCACGATCTCGGGCACCCTCGGTCTGCACAAGGGGCGGGTCGAGGCGGGCTCGGTGCGGCTCGGGGACGTCGAGCTGACCCGCCGCGATCCCGGGCAGACGGTCCGGACCGGGGTCGTGCAGGTCCCCGAGGGACGGCGGATCTTCGGCCGCCTCACCGTCGAGGAGAACCTCCGCGCCGGCGGGATGGGCAACCGCGACAAGACGGCGAAGGCGGCAGCGCAGCAGCGCGTCTACGACCTCTTCCCCGTTCTCGCCGAGCGCAAGGCGCAGCGGGGCGTGCTGCTGTCGGGCGGCGAGCAGCAGATGCTCGCGATCGGACGGGCGCTCATGGCCAGTCCCCGGCTGCTGCTGCTCGACGAGCCCTCGCTCGGTCTGGCGCCGCGCGTCATCGGTCAGATCGGCGAGGTGATCACCGAGATCAACCGCCAGGGGACGTCGGTGCTCCTCGTCGAGCAGAACGCCACCATGGCGCTCGGGGTCGCCAACGACGCCTACGTGCTCGACGTCGGCGAGGTCTCGCTGTCCGGCAACGCCGCGGAGCTGGCCCGCACCGACGAGGTCCGGCGGCTCTACCTCGGTCACGACACCGACGAGCCGGCCGCGGCCCGCCCCGTCAGGCCGCGGCGCACCCTCTCGCGGTGGACGGCATGAGCGAGGCGGTCGAGGTGGACGGGCAGATCCGCGCCGACCTCCCCCCGCTCGAGGTCGAGCACGTCAGCGTCCGGTTCGGCGCCATCAAGGCGCTCTCCGACGTCTCCTTCGCCGTCGCCCCCGGCGCCATCCACGCCGTCATCGGCCCGAACGGGGCCGGCAAGTCGACGATGTTCAACGTCCTGTCCGGCGTCTACAAGGCAGCGGAAGGCCAGGTCCGGTTCGGCGACGCGCGGCTGGACAGGATGCGGCCGTACCAGATCGCGGACGTCGGTGTGGCACGGGCGTTCCAGAACATCGCGTTGTCCGGCGCCCAGTCGGTGGCGGAGAACCTGATGCTCGGCCGCCACCACCTGACCCGCGCCGGGTTCCTCTCCGCGGGGTTGCGGCTGCCCCGCGCGACCCGGGAAGGGCGCCGGCACGGCGAGCGGGTGGCCGAGATCGCCGAGTTCCTCGACCTGGGCGACAAGCTGCACACCCCCGTCGGGGTGCTGTCCTACGGGGACCAGAAGCGGGTCGAGGTGGCCCGGGCGCTGTGCACCGAACCGCGGCTGCTGCTCCTGGACGAGCCGGTGGCCGGCATGAACGCGGAGGAGACGGAGCGGATGGCCGACGCCATCCGCGAGATCCGCTCCGCGCTGGGGATCTCGATCATCCTCGTCGAGCACGACATGGGCATGGTCATGTCGCTGGCCGACCGGGTGACCGTCCTCGACTTCGGCCGGCTGATCGCCGACGGCACACCGGCCGAGGTGCAGACCGATCCCGAGGTCATCCGGGCCTACCTGGGGTCGGGCAACGAGACCGATCCCTCCCTCGTCGCTGCCGACGCACCCACCGACCCTCCGGAGAGCCGCCCGTGACCCAGTTCCTCTCGCTGCTGCTCAACGGGATCTCGCTGGGCACGATGTACGCCCTCATCGCCCTCGGCTTCGTGATCATCTTCAAGGCGAGCGAGGTCGTGAGCTTCACGCACGGCTCGCTGCTGCTGCTGGGCGCCTACTCGATCGTCCGGTTCGCCGACCTGTGGGGGTTCTGGGCGGGCACGCTCGCCGGCGTCGTCCTCACCGGCCTGGTCGCCCTGGTGATCGAGCGGCTGGTCATCAACCCGTTGCGCGGTGCGCCGGTGATCAGCCTGGCGATCGTCACGATCGGTGTCGACATCATCCTGCTCACCGACCTGACCCGCCGGATCGGCTCGGACATCCTCAACGTGCCCCACCCGTGGGGTGGCCAGGTCTTCCGGATCGGCTCGGTCGGGATCAGCCTGAACCGGGCGCTGGCGATCCTCGTGGCCGCGGTCCTGATCACCGCCTTCTTCCTCGCCTTCAAGTACTCGTCCTGGGGCGTGGCCATGCGCGCCTCGGCCGAGGACGGCGAGGCCGCGGCGCTCATGGGCATCCGGCAGGGCCGCGTGTCGATGGTCGCCTGGGTGGTCGCCGGCGCGCTGGCGGCGGTGGCGGCGCTCTTCCTCGTCGGCGCGCCGACGCCCGGGGTCAGCCCCGCCGTCTACACCGTGGCGCTCGGTGCCTTCCCGGCGGCCATCCTGGGCGGCCTGGACTCGACCGGAGGAGCGTTGGTCGGCGGGCTGCTCATCGGGATCACCGAGTCGCTGGCCGCCGGCTACCAGGGGCAGCTGCTCTTCCTGGGCCGCGGCTTCAGCGCGGTCATCCCGTACATCGTCATGCTCGTCGTCCTCCTGGTCCGGCCATCCGGGCTGTTCGGCACCAAGGAGCTGACCCGTGTCTGAGGCGACTGCGCAGGCCCCGAGCGCCCGGGCCCGCTCCACGACGACCCGCCGTCCGGCCCGGTCGTGGCTGCGGCCGGTCGTCCTGGCCGTGCTGCTGATCGTGCTGCTCGTGCTGCCGCTCTACATCGAGGAGTTCTGGCTGCGCACCGGGTTCGCCGTCTTCGGCGCGGCCGTGGGTGCGATCGGGCTGAACCTGCTGGTGGGCACCAGCGGGCAGCTGTCGCTGGCCCACTCGTTCTTCCTCGCGGTCGGGGCGGTGACGTACACCTTCGTCTCCGGGGAGTCCGGCGGGCTCGGCGTCGCCGACCTCAAGGGGCTCGGGTGGCCCCCGCTCGTGGGCATGGTGCTCGGCGTCGTCGTCGCGGGCGTGGCCGGCCTGCTGTTCAGCCCGGTCGCGGCCCGCCTGCGCGGCATCTACCTCGGCGTCGCCTCCCTGGGCCTGGTCTTCATCGGCCTGCACGTGCTCAACAGCTGGACGTCGGTCACCGGCGGCTTCAACGGCCGCCGCGTCCCGGAGTTCTCGCTGTTCGGCTTCCACTTCGCCAGTCGTGACCCGCAGCTGTTCGTGCTGGGCATCCCCTTCCGGGAGGCGGAGCGGCTGTGGTACCTCGGCCTGGTCATCGCGCTGGCCGCCTACCTGTTCGCCCGCAACCTCCTGCGCAGCCGTCCGGGTCGGGCGCTGCAGACGCTGCGCGACAGCGAGGTCGCCGCGTCGGTGATGGGCGTGAACGTGCAGGCCTACAAGGCGCGCGTCTTCATGGTCAGCTCGATGTACGCCGGGCTGTCGGGCGTGCTCTACGCGCTCTCGATCGGCAGCATCGCCCCGGAGTCGTTCGGCCTGTTCGTCTCGATCCAGTACCTCGCGATGATCGTGCTCGGCGGGCTGGGCTCCGTGGGCGGAGCGGTGCTCGGCGCGGCCTTCGTCACCGCGCTGCCGCTGATCTTCCAGCGCTACGCCGACGCCATCCCCTTCGTCACCAGCGCCGGCGGCTCGGGGCTGGCGGCCGGCGAGGCGGCCCGCTACCTGTACGGCGCGGCGATCGTGCTCGTGATCATCTTCCTGCCCGGTGGCCTGGCCGGCATCCCGCAGCGCTTCCGGCGCCGGCGCGCCGGCCCTCCTGCCGAGCCGCCGTCGGCCCGAGCGCCCGAGTCTTCCCCGCAGTCCGTCCCGTCCGACCGTCCAGTGCAAAGGAGCACCCCCAGATGAGGATCGAGAAGTTCCCCCGGGCCGCGGCGGTGATCGCAGCTGCCGTGGTCGTGGCCGCCACCGGTTGCAGCACCAAGGCGGACAACGGCTCCAGCAGCGGAGGGGGGAGTTCCGGTGACGTCGCCACGGACGTCGGCATCGAGGGCAAGACCATCAGCCTGGGTGTCCTCACCGACCTGACCGGCGTCTTCGCCGCGCTCGGCAAGGACATCACCAACGCGAACACGCTGTACTGGTCCGACCACAAGGTGTGCGACACCTACGACGTGAAGCTGAACGTCCAGGACACCGGCTACGTCCCGCAGACCGGCGTCCAGCTCTACAGCTCGATCAAGGACAGCATCCTCGCGATGCAGCAGACGATCGGCTCACCGATCAACACCGCGCTGGCCCAGGACTACGAGGCCGACCAGATCGTCAACTTCCCCTCCGCCTGGGGCGAGACGCTCACGCAGATCCCCGGCACCGGCGTCCTCGGGCCGACGTACGACGTCGAGATGTCCAACGGTTACGACTACCTCTTCAAGCAGGGGCTGCTGAAGGAGGGCGACACCGTCGGCCACATCTACTTCGAGGGCGAGTACGGCGCGACCGGCCTCGCCGGCACCAAGAAGGTCGCCGAGGAGAAGAACCTCAAGGTCGTCGAGGCCCAGATCAAGTCCACCGACCAGGACATGAGCGCGCAGGTCAGCCAGTTCGCGGCGGCCGGCGTGAAGCTCATCGCCCTGACCGTGGCCCCGACGCAGACCGCGTCGGTGGCGGCGGCGGCGCAGGCCCAGGGGCTCGACGTGCCGATCCTCGGCAGCAACCCGGTCTACGCCCCGGGTCTGCTGCAGGGCCCGACGGCGCAGTGGCTGAAGGACCACCTGTACGTCGCGGCTCCCATCGGCACCTTCGAGAACCACGAGGACATCCTCGACGCCTACAAGAAGGCCTACCCCGACGTCGCGGCCCCCAGCGCCGGCGGTGTGCTGCTCGGCTACGGCATGTCCACGGTGATGAACCAGGTGCTCGACAAGGCCTGCGACAACGGCGACCTGACCCGCAAGGGCGTGCTCGACGCGTTCAACGGCCTGACCAACATCGACACCGGCGGCCTCATCGTCCCGATCGACGCCTTCAAGCTCGGCCAGTCGCCCAGCTTGCAGAGCTACATCGAGCAGCCGGCCGACGTGCCCGGCGGCGCGAAGATCGTGCAGGACGCGTTCGAGGGGCAGTTCGCGGAGAGCCTGGCCGGGAGCTGACCGGCGCCGCGGGCGGCGCCTCCCGGTTTCCGGGAGGCGTCGCCCGCGGTCACAGCCGGCCCAGCCGGGCCGGGCGCACCAGCCGGAGCGTCAGCAGCGCGGTGGCTCCACCGGCCACCACGAGGGGCAGCCAGTCCGCGGTCCGGTGGGCGGTCGCCGTCACCAGGTAGGGAGCGGCGAAGCCGAGATACGCCACGGCCAGGAAGGCGGCCGTCAACGCCCCGCGCCGGGTGGGGGCGGCCAGCCGTCCGGTGAGCGTCAGCCCGGCGGCGAGGCAGAGACCGCCGCCGGCACCGAAGAGAGGGGCGGCGGCGACCAGCCAGGCCAGCGCATCGGTCGCCACGAACAACGCCGCGCTCGCGCACCCGGCGGTCCCGAGCGCGGTGCCGACGACGGCCGCCCAGCTGCCGAGACGGCGTTGCGCGGGGGCGACCAGTGCACCGGCGCCGAGCGTGACCCCGGCGAGCGCCCCGACGACGGCCACCCCGGTGCCCGGCAGCGTCCCCAGCAGCGGCACGGCCGACACGATCGTGCTCGGGAAGGCGTAGACGCACACCGCTACAGGGGCCAGGACGCCGGCCGCCAGCCCGACGTCGCCCTTGCGGATCAGCGGATCCGGGGAGGGGAGGTGGCCGCCGACGCGCGTCCGGCGATGGTTCGTCTCGGGCAGCCCGGCGGCGACGGCGACGCCGGTCCCCGCCACCGCCGCGTGCACCAGGTAGGGCAGCACGGTCGGTGCCGGCCCGAACTGCCCGAGCAGCCCGCTGGTCAGCGGTCCGAGCGAGAACCCCGCCGTCATGGCGAAGGCCGCGCGGCGGCCTCCCGCGCCCTCGCCCGACGCCGCGGACAGCTCGGCCACCCACGCGCTGCCGACGCTGAAGACGACGCCGCTGACCACGCCCTGCAGGAAGCGCGCGGCGAAGAGCAGGGGCACCGAGTCGCCGGCCGCCGCGAAGGCGAGGGAGGCCAGCACGGACAGGGCGATGCCGGGAAGGGCGACCGGGCGGCGGCCGAGCCGGTCGGAGAGCGGGCCGCCGACGAGCAGCGCGGGCACCAGACCCGCGGCGTAGCACCCGAAGAGCGCCGTGAGCACCTCAGGGGACAGCCCCAACCGGTCCCGGTAGATCAGCAGCAGCGGAACCGGCACGTTGGTGCCGGCCGCGACGGTGAACAGCGCGAGGACGCCCCGCCTCCACGGCACCGGCCCAACCTAGGACGTCGGCGGCCGCCCGGCCCGCTCAGGCCTCCAGAGCCTGCCAGGGTTCGGTGGTCCAGGGCCGGCGGGAGTGCTCGAGGTGCAACCGGCCGGGGGCAGCCTCGATGAGCTCGCCGAAGACGGTCGCGTAGACCATCCCGTCCTGCTCGTGGCGGACCACCAGCGCGCCCGGGTCGTCCTGCGGCGGCTCCTTGGCCACCAGGGTGCGCCAGCCGTCGGGGTGCACCGCCTCGCTGAACGCCGGCAGCCACCGGTCGGCCTTGCGGTCCTCCGGGCCGCCCGACGTGACCATCCACGTGCCCTCGGCGTGCTCGGTCACGGCCAGGCCCGCGCCGTCGAAGTCCCAGGTGGTCAGCCGGTCCGGCGCCGCGAGCACGAGCAGGAAGCTCGCCATGCCGTCGAGCGCGACGTGCTCCAGCCAGTCGGGACCGTGCTCGACGCCGAGCAGCGGCAGCACGCCGCGGCTGGGTGCGCCCGGGTCGGCGTCGCGCTTCTGGGGCCGGTTGAGCACCAGGGCGGTGACCCCGGTGCCGACATCGGTGGCGCACCAGGTGCCGCCCGCCGTCCGGTCGCGGCCGCCGACGACGTCGGGCTGTCCGGGCCACCAGCGGCCCGGGTCGTCGAACTCGCGGGAGGTCAGCTCGTCGCGCAGCGCCAGGATCCGCACCGGCGCTCCGGACACCCAGCGGACGACGACCGTGCACACGCTGCCGATCGTCCCAGGTGCGGACGACGCCCGCCCGTGCGCTACCGCCAGCGGCTGACCGTCGCCGACCAGCGGGAGAGCGACGACGTGCGGTGCTTGGTCCGCGCGGCTTCCTGGAGGAAGTCGGCGGGGCTGAGCCGGCAGCCGCTCGGGCAGTCGACCTCGACCGGGCGGCCGTCGATCCAGGCCACCGCGGTGGCGTGCCCGCAGCGCGGGCAGGTCTCCCAGGTGACCCGTTCGATCACGCCGCCCCCCGACACCGTCCATGCTGGATGGATTCAGCTGGTTCAGTGAAGGACCGGTCCGGACGCCTGTCAAACCGGGCGGTGGGGCCGGTGAGAACACCCTGGTGAGGCGTTCGGCGTGCCAGACTCCGCGACGTGGAGCGGCGAGTCACGCTGCAGGACGTCGCCGAGCGCGCCGGCACGTCCCGGACCACGGCGCACTACGTCCTCACCGGGCGCGACCGCGAGATGCGGATCGGGGAGGACACCCGGCGCCGGGTGCTGCGCGCGGC
Protein-coding regions in this window:
- a CDS encoding MFS transporter gives rise to the protein MPWRRGVLALFTVAAGTNVPVPLLLIYRDRLGLSPEVLTALFGCYAAGLVPALLVGGPLSDRLGRRPVALPGIALSVLASLAFAAAGDSVPLLFAARFLQGVVSGVVFSVGSAWVAELSAASGEGAGGRRAAFAMTAGFSLGPLTSGLLGQFGPAPTVLPYLVHAAVAGTGVAVAAGLPETNHRRTRVGGHLPSPDPLIRKGDVGLAAGVLAPVAVCVYAFPSTIVSAVPLLGTLPGTGVAVVGALAGVTLGAGALVAPAQRRLGSWAAVVGTALGTAGCASAALFVATDALAWLVAAAPLFGAGGGLCLAAGLTLTGRLAAPTRRGALTAAFLAVAYLGFAAPYLVTATAHRTADWLPLVVAGGATALLTLRLVRPARLGRL
- a CDS encoding NRDE family protein; the encoded protein is MCTVVVRWVSGAPVRILALRDELTSREFDDPGRWWPGQPDVVGGRDRTAGGTWCATDVGTGVTALVLNRPQKRDADPGAPSRGVLPLLGVEHGPDWLEHVALDGMASFLLVLAAPDRLTTWDFDGAGLAVTEHAEGTWMVTSGGPEDRKADRWLPAFSEAVHPDGWRTLVAKEPPQDDPGALVVRHEQDGMVYATVFGELIEAAPGRLHLEHSRRPWTTEPWQALEA